The Camelina sativa cultivar DH55 chromosome 14, Cs, whole genome shotgun sequence genome includes a window with the following:
- the LOC104740846 gene encoding uncharacterized protein LOC104740846, whose amino-acid sequence MAHSLVPLSPTAHAVRLSSPSPRSLPQAPPVVLEVSPINRRTIVLGLGGALWSWNALTAKEEAMAAARRPPPPPPKEKKDPTVSGVQAKVLASKKRKEEMKASIAKLREKGKPVVEAEPKSSSSE is encoded by the exons ATGGCACATTCACTCGTTCCTCTCTCACCGACAGCTCACGCCGTCAGACTCTCCTCTCCTTCACCGCGGTCACTGCCGCAGGCTCCTCCCGTCGTCCTTGAAGTTTCACCAATTAATCGCAG AACAATTGTGTTGGGGCTAGGCGGGGCGCTATGGAGTTGGAACGCTTTGACCGCTAAGGAGGAGGCAATGGCAGCAGCTAGACGgccgcctccaccaccacccAAGGAGAAGAAAGACCCGACCGTCAGCGGAGTTCAGGCCAAGGTATTGGCTAGCAAGAAGCGCAAAGAAGAAATGAAGGCTTCCATTGCTAAACTAAGAGAGAAAGGCAAACCTGTTGTTGAAGCGGAACCAAAGTCTTCGTCTTCGGAGTAG
- the LOC104740847 gene encoding putative protein TPRXL — MGCCISKCSPKTKDFKKAEEPEEKYCYVPEKLFMSRCPSRVSPLLLPEKNRFKPIPIPDKFIYVPDKLPPPPSPPVKIASYSPIQPSTTSNSSLSSSSSSLSTASSISVSKDRSFSNDFLRACYQENSHVARINSLREASLSMKTTKPGYPSRIDSPVLPNRYLTTPNRANENPKRGSNGSKRTREPSPNHRSLTRQKSFRQDQERVVMSASSNSLTKGNFLKSPSPSRRYEGTFLKSPSPSRRFGMAAADLTVNSVSSRVRKDSIDLYVPKTCCHKSNISETRIHRISSKIDETMIREVEGNHKEPVVPMFEEVLGNPLIDLDCFIFL, encoded by the coding sequence ATGGGTTGTTGCATCAGCAAGTGTTCTCCAAAGACTAAAGATTTCAAAAAAGCAGAAGAACCTGAAGAGAAGTATTGTTATGTTCCGGAGAAGCTGTTTATGTCGCGGTGTCCAAGTCGTGTTTCTCCACTTCTTCTCCCGGAGAAGAACCGGTTCAAGCCTATCCCTATCCCGGATAAGTTCATTTATGTCCCGGATAAactccctcctcctccttctcctcctgtaAAGATTGCATCTTACTCTCCAATTCAACCTTCAACAACAAGCAACTCTTCTCTCAGCTCATCAAGCTCGTCCCTTTCGACCgcttcttcaatctctgtcTCGAAGGATAGATCTTTTTCCAACGATTTCTTGCGTGCTTGTTACCAAGAGAATTCACATGTTGCTCGGATCAATTCCTTACGTGAAGCTTCTCTATCCATGAAAACCACAAAACCAGGATATCCTAGCCGTATTGACTCCCCGGTTTTACCAAACCGGTatttaacaacaccaaacagAGCAAATGAAAATCCTAAAAGAGGATCCAATGGTTCTAAGAGAACTCGAGAGCCATCGCCAAACCATCGTTCATTGACACGACAAAAGAGCTTTCGTCAAGATCAAGAAAGAGTTGTTATGTCTGCTTCATCAAATTCTTTAACCAAGGGCAATTTCTTGAAATCTCCATCTCCAAGCAGGAGATATGAAGGCACTTTCTTGAAATCGCCATCTCCAAGCCGAAGATTTGGTATGGCAGCGGCTGATTTGACGGTAAACTCAGTCTCTTCTCGTGTAAGGAAAGATAGTATAGATCTATATGTTCCAAAGACTTGTTGTCATAAGAGCAATATATCAGAGACTCGGATTCATCGTATAAGTTCTAAGATCGACGAAACAATGATCAGAGAAGTAGAAGGAAACCATAAGGAACCGGTGGTTCCAATGTTTGAAGAAGTACTTGGCAATCCTTTGATTGATTTGGattgctttatctttctctaA
- the LOC109128815 gene encoding uncharacterized protein LOC109128815, protein MSSSEVKPFKKKEGSVIPKERELVKTKAVKAIFSLLRPSCDGNQGSEPTRDGDDKRVYPTRP, encoded by the coding sequence atgagttcCAGTGAAGTGAAGCCgttcaagaagaaagaagggAGCGTGATCCCAAAGGAGAGAGAGTTGGTGAAGACTAAAGCCGTCAAAGCCATTTTCTCTTTGCTCCGTCCCTCATGCGATGGTAATCAGGGTTCTGAGCCAACCCGCGACGGCGACGACAAGCGCGTGTATCCCACTCGCCCCTGA
- the LOC109128823 gene encoding uncharacterized protein LOC109128823, with protein sequence MSSIEKAVEVVGVEDGEWRQRRLGSKQGSVFPKERKLVKTIIMKNLFSSRSPLKSKQQVPELPRNKRV encoded by the coding sequence ATGAGCTCGATAGAGAAAGCGGTGGAGGTGGTGGGTGTAGAGGATGGAGAGTGGCGGCAGCGGCGGTTAGGGTCGAAGCAAGGGAGTGTGTTCCCAAAAGAGAGGAAGCTGGTGAAGACAATAATTATGAAGAATCTCTTTTCATCTCGATCTCCTTTAAAGTCCAAGCAGCAGGTACCAGAGCTTCCGAGGAACAAGCGCGTCTAG
- the LOC104740848 gene encoding probable acyl-activating enzyme 9 — protein MELLLPHPSNSTPLTVLGFLDRAASVYGDCPSILHTANTVYTWSETHNRCLRIASALTSSSLGINRGQVVSVVGPNVPSVYELQFAVPMSGAILNNINPRLDAHALSVLLRHSESKLVFVDPNSISLVLEAVSLFGQHEKPHLVLLEDDQEDGSSSASAASDFLDTYEGIMQRGDSRFKWIRPQTEWHPMVLNYTSGTTSSPKGVVLSHRAIFMLTVSSTLDWSLPNRPVYLWTLPMFHANGWGYTWGTAAVGATNVCTRRVDAPTIYNLIDKHDVTHMCAAPMVLNMLTNYSSRKPLKNPVQVMTAGAPPPAAIISRAESLGFNVGHGYGLTETGGPVVSCAWKSEWDHLEPLERARLKSRQGVRTIGFAEADVRDPRTGKSVEHDGVSVGEIVLKGGSVMLGYFKDPEGTAACMREDGWFYTGDVGVIHKDGYLEVKDRSKDVIICGGENISSAEVETVLYTNPVVKEAAVVAKPDKMWGETPCAFVSLKYDNNGDGSVTEREIREFCKAKLPKYMVPRKVIFQEELPKTSTGKIQKFLLRQMAKSLP, from the exons ATGGAACTGTTACTTCCACACCCTTCGAACTCAACACCTCTCACCGTCCTCGGCTTCTTAGACCGAGCCGCCTCCGTCTACGGTGACTGTCCGTCCATCCTCCACACCGCAAACACCGTCTACACTTGGTCCGAAACCCATAACCGCTGTCTTCGAATCGCCTCCGCTCTGACTTCCTCCTCTCTCGGCATTAACAGAGGCCAAGTCGTCTCTGTCGTGGGCCCCAACGTCCCTTCCGTCTACGAGCTTCAGTTTGCTGTCCCAATGTCCGGAGCCATCTTAAACAACATCAACCCGCGTTTAGACGCACACGCACTCTCTGTACTCCTACGTCACAGTGAATCCAAACTCGTTTTCGTCGACCCCAACTCCATCTCCTTAGTTCTCGAAGCAGTATCGCTCTTTGGACAACACGAGAAACCTCACCTCGTCCTCCTCGAGGATGATCAAGAGGACGGTTCTTCATCAGCTTCGGCCGCATCGGATTTTCTTGACACATACGAAGGAATCATGCAGAGAGGAGATTCAAGATTCAAGTGGATCCGTCCTCAAACCGAATGGCACCCAATGGTTCTCAACTACACTTCTGGAACGACGTCTTCCCCCAAAGGAGTAGTGCTTAGCCACAGAGCAATTTTCATGCTAACCGTTAGCTCCACGCTTGACTGGTCTTTACCAAACCGACCGGTTTACTTGTGGACTCTACCGATGTTCCACGCCAACGGTTGGGGTTACACGTGGGGTACTGCGGCCGTTGGAGCCACCAACGTATGCACCCGTAGAGTCGACGCGCCTACTATTTATAACTTGATCGATAAGCATGACGTGACACACATGTGTGCCGCACCGATGGTTCTCAACATGCTAACTAACTACTCCTCTCGTAAACCCCTCAAGAACCCGGTTCAG gTAATGACCGCCGGAGCTCCACCTCCGGCAGCCATCATCTCAAGAGCAGAGTCCCTAGGTTTCAACGTCGGTCATGGATACGGTTTAACAGAAACCGGAGGCCCAGTGGTGTCATGTGCTTGGAAGTCTGAGTGGGATCATCTTGAGCCATTAGAACGAGCTAGACTGAAATCAAGACAAGGAGTAAGAACCATCGGATTTGCGGAAGCCGATGTCAGAGACCCGAGAACCGGGAAGAGCGTGGAGCACGACGGCGTTTCTGTAGGAGAGATCGTTTTGAAAGGTGGTTCGGTTATGCTGGGCTACTTCAAAGACCCGGAAGGAACCGCGGCGTGTATGAGAGAGGACGGATGGTTCTACACCGGAGACGTTGGGGTTATACATAAAGATGGTTACTTGGAGGTTAAAGATAGGTCAAAGGATGTGATCATATGCGGAGGAGAGAACATAAGCAGCGCAGAGGTTGAGACGGTTCTGTATACGAATCCAGTTGTGAAGGAAGCCGCGGTGGTGGCTAAACCGGATAAGATGTGGGGAGAGACACCGTGTGCTTTTGTGAGCTTGAAGTATGACAATAACGGTGACGGGTCGGTGACTGAGAGGGAAATAAGGGAGTTTTGTAAGGCGAAGTTACCCAAGTATATGGTGCCAAGGAAAGTGATTTTTCAGGAGGAGCTTCCAAAGACATCCACGGGAAAGATTCAAAAGTTTCTTCTCAGACAAATGGCTAAGTCCCTGCCTTAA
- the LOC104740849 gene encoding probable calcium-binding protein CML44 — MDCTSSFISTNDLRRMFKQLDKNQDGLVTLDELCWILEKLGWAEHTQNDLELIVGKQSLDLDEFLRFYHDTVLASKGTNTNNDVVVVDDDEAIVRAFNVFDVNGDGYISAEELRDVLERLGFEEEAKAWDCGRMIRVHDKNLDGFVDFEEFKNMILHV; from the coding sequence ATGGATTGTACTTCTTCATTCATAAGCACAAACGATCTCCGAAGAATGTTCAAGCAGCTCGACAAGAACCAAGACGGGCTTGTGACTCTCGACGAACTCTGTTGGATTCTTGAGAAACTCGGTTGGGCAGAACACACTCAGAACGATCTTGAACTGATCGTAGGAAAACAGAGCCTCGATCTAGACGAGTTCCTTCGATTCTACCACGACACCGTTTTAGCTAGCAAAGGAACGAATACCAAtaatgatgttgttgttgttgatgatgatgaagcgaTCGTGAGGGCGTTTAATGTGTTCGATGTGAACGGAGATGGTTATATATCTGCGGAGGAGCTTCGTGATGTGTTGGAACGACTAGGGTTTGAAGAGGAGGCCAAGGCGTGGGATTGTGGGAGAATGATTCGAGTTCATGACAAGAATCTTGATGGTTTTGTTGACTTTGAAGAATTCAAGAACATGATCTTACAtgtctaa
- the LOC104743436 gene encoding uncharacterized protein LOC104743436: protein MRNLMNSAAAAAMRPVKEEFVTIDLDDEDEDVLCGEVNVECMMDAEELNTSDDDGDDWDTKIDHQYMKLLDSFREYGNTYLSDNPLRSIRYEVDNGGYDIRRFEAAVTKKDRNTVRVVTKKNVESKPHHVQASSRKTTTKEAGSRQRRENSVAEKSVEATLISTSHVKSNSQQQQHSSGNASEKEENLEDHDENYKAYLTWLVENLKSSRTRPEKEIQVKCEEEDYAMSLSDSDSDTIVVGDRPFLDGEDSPFVPSKSYKVVDLDDKRSDERSSWFRKEIMNVLKQPYTLTELTKLHNEASVHRRSTRHIELRDGTEFNFKTKKKRPSYLDEYPDFKKEYLDSLHEADERKALNLLRGFIFYLTNVVRDDAFKPWLD from the exons ATGAGAAATTTGATGAATTCTGCTGCTGCCGCTGCAATGAGACCTGTGAAGGAGGAGTTTGTGACGATAGACTtagacgatgaagatgaagatgttcTTTGTGGTGAGGTTAACGTGGAGTGTATGATGGATGCTGAGGAACTTAATacttctgatgatgatggtgatgattgGGATACCAAAATTGATCATCAGTATATGAAGTTGTTGGATAGTTTCAGAGAATATGGGAATACATATCTGAGTGATAATCCACTTAGGTCTATCAGGTATGAAGTAGATAACGGAGGATACGACATTCGCAGATTCGAAGCAGCGGTCACAAAGAAAGATCGAAACACTGTTCGTGTTGTGACCAAGAAGAATGTTGAATCAAAGCCTCATCATGTTCAAGCAAGCTCAAGGAAGACAACAACGAAAGAAGCAGGTTCAAGgcagagaagagagaatagTGTGGCTGAGAAGAGTGTTGAAGCAACGCTCATTAGTACGAGTCATGTGAAAAGTAactctcaacaacaacaacatagtAGTGGTAATGCTAGCGAGAAGGAAGAGAATTTGGAGGATCACGATGAGAATTACAAAGCTTATCTCACATGGTTAGTGGAGAATTTAAAAAGCTCAAGAACTAGACCTGAAAAGGAGATACAAGTAAAATGCGAAGAGGAGGATTATGCAATGTCTTtgtctgattctgattctgatacTATTGTGGTTGGAGATCGTCCATTTCTGGATGGAGAGGATTCTCCATTTGTGCCATCCAAAAGTTATAAAGTGGTT GATTTGGATGACAAGAGAAGTGATGAACGGAGTTCTTGGTTTAGGAAGGAGATAATGAATGTTCTGAAGCAGCCATACACTCTAACAGAGCTCACGAAACTTCACAATGAAGCATCGGTGCATAGAAGGTCAACCCGACACATAGAACTACGAGATGGAACTGAGTTTAACTTTAAAACGAAGAAAAAGAGACCTTCATATCTCGACGAGTATCCAG ACTTCAAAAAGGAGTATCTTGATTCTTTACATGAAGCTGATGAGCGTAAAGCTCTGAACCTGTTGCGCGggtttatcttttatttaacG AATGTGGTTCGTGATGATGCATTCAAACCATGGCTTGAT